TAAAATTGTATAgaattacaatattttataaaggaaatgtctatttcttttatgtttataacactcattaagtaaaataaaagttaaaaaattaaatattttttttttttattgtaagtAATAAGtaactaataatattatttgttgtTAGATAAGTTTTATGAAGATATCTTTAGATaattattctaatttttttatgaggCATGATTAAATATGTGAATGACATAATGCTTCTCATGAAAATTTTTGCTcgttatattaatgaaaaagtttcatttattaaataagcttttttaaagatttaaatgataattattatataacattaatatacattttagtTATTACACTTTCTTACATttaaatagtatttttagtcaataaaattatgcatgcatatattttttttattttaaatgtacttTAAGAACGTAGAGAATATACGACTAGTGTATACGCATAACCAACATGTGTTGAATGAAAATATTGCTAGTAGGAActttaataaagaaataatttttaatttcacatggcaagaatttttaatttgtattaatatttaagttaccattgaaaaaaaattaaaattgcagttacacatattataattaaattataaaataaaatatatttattaaatatgcaTTATAATCTATAAATAAGCTTAATtgaatttaataaatgtactGCATCactgaaaacaaaaatattttataacattattattttaataatatttaaatgaattttattattattgttcaggataaaaaatagagcatctaattttatttgattttgaaattttatatgatataaagtaatataaattttaatattaaattataagtaatctattttaaaaaaataaaataaagtgtgatattataataatttaatatgaaataagcaagttatattttagttGGGGAATGAGAAATGAagttaaaacattaaaattttatgatcatagtaatttaagtatattgtaaattttgttctatatgattaaataatttattttgttatatatgaTTCAGtgtgaatttataaaaaataacataatcGCTACTCtgtatatttaatgtaattcagtaaataaaaataattagttCTCATATACATCTGAATAATATAaggtaattataaaataaagttgCTAAGTAcgaaacataattttaacatatgTGTATGAAAAAACTATATTGCACTGTCTTATAAGCACTtctataagaaataaaaaaaaaaaatatatataaaaagaatgaaaaatagaaagTTCAGTTCATATGCATACGTTAATGCACGCgagaaaaatttattcaattatatgtaatgttatatatttattacataaacaTTACTTAATCATGGTAATGTATATTcatgtttaaatataatatctaAGTAAAATTTCTTGAAatttaattacataataaattaggtatatatatatataaagaaagaaaatagcttatatattttaaataattctaaGTTTAATATACGTATAACATAAGTATTCAGAATCATTTTATagtataagatatatatacatttaaaaagtatCTCATAATGTAATACAATATGCAaatttttactaattatTAAAATCGTTTGAGGACTATccttataaaaatgtatgtttTGAATGAATCCAAATATATGGCGACCATATAATGAACTATagaaagtaaataaaatatatacctttCTAACTCAtaaaataactatatatatctaatgttatggaataataattttattgtgttAATTACcgtgttattatttttgtaattcatATATTGTAGCTTAAATGTAATcgtattctttttatttttttgtttattaattttttttaagaaactACGAAGTTTTTCATgtattattgaaaaaatattttgttcttattatatattaaacattttactcgtattgtttataataatgaacaataatattaggatttacattattatatttactaaatGAATTTCCATAAACAATATTAACTTgattttgaatttattttttttttaaatattttagtcatagtatgtttatataaggAACCAAGTAATTAACTATGAATTTGTCGAAcgtttttcataataaaaaataattaatgataatttttgttgagcttattattattttattatgtacattaacacaaaaaataatatatataaattttatttttagatatatacaGAATGAAATATTTCTGAAATTATTGTTACTGCATGCAGTggattattaatttattttaagatatatttatttttatatacataaatataaatattaatttttgtttgatgaatattttgtaaaattattgtgaattaataaattcataatatattattgaatattattaaaatgtattccaaaaaatgaacaatatattttatatatttatgataaaaaaataattattattgtttaaactttttatattataaaaattttcagatattatgtattacgaaaaaaaatatttagaataatatattatattttatgcatatattaatttaaatataattatttcggAATAACCTgtagttttttaaaatggaaaattgtttttttaaatattaatttttaattattattttatattaactacCCTCAATTATAACAGTGAACAACTATATGACAGAGTTTGTATAAATTAGCATGCCTagttcaatatatattttaaatttataattaaaaagttaatgtatattattattcagtctccacattatatatatttgatatgATAAATagaaagaatatttaaaaatatgtcgatataaatttttttttttttttttttaaattattccaTATAATACGTCAATAATTACTGTAGTgctaaataattaatttttatattttggaCATTTAAGTTAAAATTCGAATtagattattataattggagatacattattataaaaaaatataatgataaatattttaagttatttttttaaattaaatttttttatataatgcaatatattatcttcatattttagtgagaatttatgaaaatataaaaaatgaaacaaaattaaaacattgaAAGTAGTATCCTTCTATATTTGTTGTATATTACAGCATTgctaattatttttcattgtgaatatattaaaatattaagaaaatatatcatggagcaaaatattttgcaatatttattaattaaaactgtggtgtttatccttttattttggatatgtcattttaacaatgatatggtatgattatattatttaattatatttgtattttacatatttttcaaattttatattaattctatttttaagcaagatattacatatttctttaaataacaaatatatttttttttttcgaaccATTATCAGAGATCCCCATATGataatagaaaatttattataaaatttgatGTGAGATTGTGTCGAATGATGGCGGTACATAAAAAGGAAGAACattcaaatattaaatgGATAAAGatggaaatgaaaaataatggaGAATGCAAACAAAAGGAATTATCTAATACTAAAACGGCAATCAcagtaaaaaatagaaagctagacaaaatatattataaaaatgtagttAGTTATATGGCAAATGCTGATTTTAAGtatttaagaaaaagtatgaaaataaaagtatttcAGATTTGTGTTTTAGCTAGCATCCATATATTACTTGGAATACTATTAATTgttttagaaatattaaattatttagatGTTTTAAAGTTATTTGGTCCTTTACATTTATCAACTCTAGGATTTGTGATATTCATGTTTATAGTTATATTaagtatgttttatttttacaaaaaatttcaaacATATACAAAGTTAACACGTATAAaagatgatatatataatacggCATATCCTTCTTTCCGTAAAGTAGACTTATATAAAGATTAATATCTGTAAGTTCccattttatatacacaaataataagtatacatttaattGCTTAAATTTAAGCGATGCTTCTTCACTTAGCTGACCATATTGAtatgcaataaaaaaaataaacgctACTATTTGCTTTGTTGatttgaatattataatttccttttcttttcttattatattatttttaatcctTAATAAATTGTTGTgttttacgtatatatttttatatataactatatttttttgaaaaatactatatgttcttaaaaattaacatagAAAATAgcagtttatattattttgttgaCATTATGTGtgaattttgttttttactgTAAAATATagtgttcatatatttctatcTTGTACTCAACTAAATGAATTTTTGATGAGCAAATTAAAATAGTGTATTATTTGTATCACATTAAAAGTAAATGTGTCTTTTgattaatatgaaaattcaAGAAATTTGAATGTAGTTATATagttatatcttttattttgtttaaataaacaaaactAATTAATTATAGATTCAATagagttaattttttatgtctaAATTGACGTGTAATATAAAGATACTTTGTGTAagcta
This is a stretch of genomic DNA from Plasmodium malariae genome assembly, contig: PmUG01_00_9, whole genome shotgun sequence. It encodes these proteins:
- the PmUG01_00026200 gene encoding Plasmodium exported protein, unknown function, with amino-acid sequence MEQNILQYLLIKTVVFILLFWICHFNNDMRSPYDNRKFIIKFDVRLCRMMAVHKKEEHSNIKWIKMEMKNNGECKQKELSNTKTAITVKNRKLDKIYYKNVVSYMANADFKYLRKSMKIKVFQICVLASIHILLGILLIVLEILNYLDVLKLFGPLHLSTLGFVIFMFIVILSMFYFYKKFQTYTKLTRIKDDIYNTAYPSFRKVDLYKD